In a genomic window of Myxococcales bacterium:
- a CDS encoding right-handed parallel beta-helix repeat-containing protein, whose amino-acid sequence MLRLACAATAILAAACAYDRPALAPLDDATPSDGVAATDAPIDGAAACATDDACRSQVCDGGTCLPSDDARYVAPIGDDAAPCSQAAPCRTVARALAARGARAIVVLASGTYPATVRINPLTQSEPPFDVLLVGGADASQDPAVITATSDGSNSDGIEVYRGRVRLRNLTVTGSTMNDASDAIWTQPSTTVTLERVTVGPSPNDGLACNGCALTATGGAFIDNGHQGVQVNNGAATLVANVITRNAGGGLVIDATACTIASNLVVANGALGGAVGGASIKCTDHRVEHNTFTRNLALDTAASNYQCGSTGIGAINRNNLFDGPARTATGCGHTYSLFTAGMPPAGAGNLVGGPGFVSATDAHITAASAARGAADPATPTDLTIDVDGQARVQGLRDIGADEIP is encoded by the coding sequence ATGCTCCGCCTCGCCTGCGCCGCGACCGCGATCCTCGCGGCGGCCTGCGCCTACGATCGGCCCGCGCTCGCCCCGCTCGACGACGCGACGCCGAGCGACGGCGTGGCCGCGACCGACGCGCCGATCGACGGCGCCGCCGCGTGCGCCACCGACGACGCGTGCCGGAGCCAGGTCTGCGACGGCGGGACCTGCCTGCCGTCCGACGACGCGCGCTACGTCGCGCCGATCGGCGACGACGCCGCCCCGTGCAGCCAGGCCGCGCCGTGCCGCACCGTCGCGCGCGCGCTCGCCGCCCGCGGGGCGCGCGCGATCGTGGTCCTGGCCAGCGGCACGTACCCGGCGACCGTGCGGATCAACCCGCTCACCCAGAGCGAGCCGCCGTTCGACGTGCTGCTGGTCGGCGGCGCCGACGCGTCCCAGGATCCCGCGGTCATCACCGCCACCAGCGATGGCAGCAACAGCGACGGGATCGAGGTCTATCGAGGGCGCGTGCGGCTGCGCAACCTCACGGTCACCGGTTCGACGATGAACGACGCGTCCGACGCGATCTGGACCCAGCCCAGCACCACCGTCACGCTCGAGCGGGTCACCGTCGGCCCCAGCCCCAACGATGGCCTCGCGTGCAACGGCTGCGCGCTGACCGCGACCGGCGGCGCGTTCATCGACAACGGCCACCAGGGCGTGCAGGTCAACAACGGCGCGGCGACCCTCGTCGCCAACGTCATCACCCGCAACGCCGGGGGCGGGCTAGTGATCGACGCGACCGCGTGCACGATCGCGTCGAACCTCGTCGTCGCCAACGGCGCGCTGGGCGGCGCGGTCGGCGGCGCGTCGATCAAGTGCACCGACCACCGGGTCGAGCACAACACCTTCACGCGCAACCTCGCGCTCGACACCGCCGCGTCGAACTACCAGTGCGGCTCGACCGGGATCGGCGCGATCAACCGCAACAACTTGTTCGACGGCCCGGCGCGCACCGCGACCGGCTGCGGCCACACCTACTCGCTGTTCACCGCGGGCATGCCGCCGGCCGGCGCCGGCAACCTCGTCGGCGGTCCCGGCTTCGTGAGCGCGACCGACGCCCACATCACCGCGGCCAGCGCGGCCCGCGGCGCGGCCGACCCGGCCACGCCCACCGACCTGACGATCGACGTCGATGGTCAGGCGCGGGTGCAGGGCCTGCGCGACATCGGCGCCGACGAGATCCCCTGA
- a CDS encoding NAD(P)H-binding protein: MTAGAFVAGATGFVGRALIQALVARGVPTRAHVRPDSRQLTEWRTRFEAMGAIVDTTAWEPAAMTAALRAHAPTHVWNVIGTTRKRAAADRVAGDIYQAVDVGLTKILVAAAVASGARPRVVQLSSIGASTKARSAYLRARGQADAVVMASGLPWAIARPSFIVGDGRDDKRTLEDASAAVANAMLGVAGFLGARTLRATYRSIDPATLAAALARLGLDDDRDLIATGPDLRSA, from the coding sequence GTGACCGCGGGCGCGTTCGTCGCCGGGGCCACCGGCTTCGTCGGGCGCGCGCTGATCCAGGCGCTGGTCGCGCGCGGGGTGCCGACCCGGGCCCACGTGCGCCCGGACTCGCGCCAGCTGACCGAGTGGCGGACGCGGTTCGAGGCGATGGGCGCGATCGTCGACACGACCGCGTGGGAGCCCGCGGCGATGACCGCGGCGCTGCGCGCGCACGCGCCGACCCACGTCTGGAACGTGATCGGCACGACCCGCAAGCGCGCCGCCGCCGATCGCGTCGCCGGCGACATCTACCAGGCGGTCGACGTCGGCCTGACCAAGATCCTGGTCGCGGCCGCGGTCGCCAGCGGCGCGCGCCCGCGCGTGGTGCAGCTGTCGTCGATCGGCGCCTCCACCAAGGCCCGGTCGGCCTACCTGCGCGCGCGCGGTCAGGCCGACGCGGTGGTCATGGCGTCGGGGCTGCCGTGGGCGATCGCGCGGCCGTCGTTCATCGTCGGCGACGGCCGCGACGACAAGCGCACGCTCGAGGACGCCTCGGCCGCGGTCGCCAACGCGATGCTGGGCGTGGCCGGGTTCCTCGGCGCGCGCACGCTGCGCGCGACCTACCGCTCGATCGATCCGGCGACCCTGGCGGCGGCGCTGGCGCGGCTCGGCCTCGACGACGACCGCGATCTGATCGCCACCGGCCCCGACCTGCGCTCGGCGTAG